Part of the Bacillus sp. N1-1 genome, TATCCGTTCGGTTTTGCTCTTCACTTGAAACAAGTTCATTAATATCTTCCAACATTAATTCAATTCGCTTTTCAATTTGCTCTAACCGTTCGCGCGTTTCAACGAGAGTCGCTTTCGCTTTCCGAAAGCGATACTTCTCCGCTGCTTCTTCTGTATCCATGAGCTGTTCTTCTAGATTAGGAAGTTTAACGGCAACAATTTCGTCCCATTCTTCACGCCACTTCTCAAATTTCTCTTCCGTTTGCCCTGACATCGTTAATCCCTTTACTCTCGAGATCTCATCAGTTACAGGTCTATTCAATATATCAATCTTCCATTCTTCTAGACGATCGATTTCATTGTATATTTTTCTTCTAGCAAAAGTGCCATATAATATGACGGCAACCAGTAAAATAATCGCAATGACAATATACTCCAACGGAAGCACCCCTTCTTCCACATCATCAATTTATGTATGCATGCTAATTAAGCAGTCTAAATCATCAGATATAGATCTTTTATAAACAAATATGTAGGAAATTCATTAATGTTTTTATGATACCATGTAATTACCTCTTTGACTAAATAAATTCAATATTCGACAGCTAAAATCCTTGATTATATTATAAACTTTTTCATTTTTTGAAAGAAGGTGCTTTAGAATGAATATTTCATACGATGGACACATCCACTCTCCTTTTTGTCCACACGGCTCCACAGATCAATTTGAAGAGTATGTAGAAGCAGCAATACAAGCAGGTTATAAAGGAATGACTTTTACGGAACATGCTCCCCTCCCCGAAACCTTTACTGATCCTGTTCCAGACAAAGACAGCGGGATGAAGTGGGAGGACGTTCATAGTTACTTTGATTCCATTCAACAACTGAAAGAAAAGTATAAGGGTTTAATTGAAATTAATAGCGGACTTGAAGTTGATTATATTGAGGGTTATGAGGAAGAGACAAGACAATTACTTGATTCAGTTGGTCCACTTCTAGATGACGCCGTTCTTTCCGTCCACTTTATCAAACACGGCGATTTCTATACATGCCTGGACTATAGCCCAGAAGCATTCAATGACTTGATCCAAGCGTTAGGTTCGGTTGAAATGGTTCATAAAAAGTATTATGAAACTGTGCTAAAGTCAGTTCAATCCAATTTAGGAAATTACAAGCCTACCCGTATAGGACATATGACACTCGCAAATAAATTCCAGAAAAAATATCCGGTTAAATACGATTTTCAAAGTGAAATAGCTACTATTCTTATTGCGATTAAAGAATACAATTATTCTCTTGACTACAATGGCGCTGGTACAGTGAAACCACTTTGCGAAGAACCCTATCCAAGCGATCAAGTCGTCAAAGAAGCGTTAAAACGAGAAATCCCTCTCGTCTATGGCTCAGATGCCCATAGTGCAAAAGGGATTGGACAGGGAGCAGATCGGCTGATCACTCATTTGCTCCAAAAGCCAAATAAATTCAACCATTCATAACAAGCGGGCGCTCGTCCCACTTCTTCTCCTTACAAATAGTTAACTGAATCCACTGATATAACTGTTTGTTATATTTTTCAATAAAATAACGTTCATTCGGTTGAATGTGATGCACTTCGAGAATATATTGAGGGTGTAAAAACGGCATCGAAAGCATTCCTTTCATTTGCATCACAATATAATCAATGGGTTGAGGGCGAAACTCTTTTCTCGCAAAACCCACTTCGAAAATCCTAGTGAAATAATACTTTTCTTTCGCCAGATAAGTGGTCATAATTTCACGAACGAGAACGGAATCGAATGTGATCTCTCGGTGTACAAATCGAGCTAACTGTCTATTCAAATATTGATATTCCATCACACGATCAATCGCGTCAATAAGACATGTTTTTGCTGAGTGCCCTTCAAGCTGTTGATATGCAGCTTCAATCTCTTTTACATATCCTTCAAGAAAAGAAGTCATTAAAAACTCAGCTAATCCTTTTTTTCCATTAAAGTAATAAGAGATTAGCGCAACGTTCACCTCTGCTTTACTCGCAATATCACGAACTGAAGTACCGTGGAATCCTTTGGTGTTAAAGAGTTGAATGGCGGCCTGGATGACACTTCGCTTCGATACTGTATCTCGCTCCTGTTTCACTAGGAACCACCTCCAAATAGTTCGTTCTTAGTAACTCATTCGTTAATTGCTCCTCCATTCCTTTAATAATCGTGCGACAAAATATGTGTGTTCCTCAACAAGATTTGATATGATTATCATAATTTCGAGTTAAGGAAGAGGTGTTTTGACATGTTTGAGGTCGAATCCTATTCAGGTAAAAGAGAAAAAGACTATCAAATGGTAATTAAACAATTAAGAGCACTGCTAGATGGCGAGACGAATCAGCTAGCCAACCTTGCAAATGCTTCTGCATTATTAAATCAGTTTTTATCAGATGTGAACTGGGTAGGTTTTTATTTATATGAAAAAGAAACCGATCAACTTGTCCTCGGCCCATTCCAGGGGCTACCTGCTTGTGTCAGAATTCAGAATGGAAAAGGCGTATGTGGCACCGCATCCAAGGAAGTCAAAACAATGAGAATTGAGAATGTCCATGAGTTCCCTGGACATATTGCCTGCGACGCTGCGTCTCAATCTGAAATTGTAGTGCCTATTCTTTCTAATGGAGCACTTCTTGGTGTTCTTGATATTGACAGCCCAGAAGTTGGACGCTTTGATGAAGTGGATCAAGAGTATTTAGAGAAATTCACATTAGCATTGCAAGATTACCTTTAAGATCAGGTTAATCTTCATCTATAAGAACTTTAAGAAATGATAAAACCCGTCCAATGGAGACCTCCATTGGACGGGTTTTTATTTTTCAAGCGCTTGTTCGATATCCCCCCAAATGTCTTCCCATGCTTCAAGTCCAATCGAAAGACGAATAAGCGATTCACTAATCCCCATCCGTTTCCGCTCTTCTTCAGGAACCACTGCATGTGTCATCGTCGCCGGATGTTGAATAAGCGTTTCAGCATCTCCAAGACTAACTGCAATTTTTATCATTCCTAGCTGATTCATAAAATTTTGTGCTTCTTGTTTACCACCATTTATTTCAAAGCTAATTAATCCCCCCGGGCTTTTCATCTGCTTTTGTGCAATTGTATAAGAAGGCGATTGCTCTCTTCCTGGATACATCACATTCGTTACTGATGGATGCTCGATTAACTTTTGAACAATGTTATGAGCATTTGAGCAGTGACGATCCATCCGAATTGGGAGAGTCTTCAATCCCCGAAGGAGTAACCATGCATCAAACGGTGAAAGAATTCCTCCGATATCCTTTTGTGTACTCTTTGCAATGGCAGTAATTGTCTTCTTATCACTCACAACTAGTCCGGCCACCACATCTCCATGTCCTCCGATATATTTTGTAGCGCTGTGCAAAACAATATCACAACCAAATTCTAGTGGGCGTTGTAGATACGGCGTAGAAAATGTATTATCTACAACAACCGTGATTCCTTTTTCCTTTGCTACAGAAGAAATCATTTCAAGATCAATTAATTTTAATGTTGGATTTATGGGCGTCTCTATATAGATAACCGTTGTATTTGGGCGAATAGCTTGTTGAATTTGTTCCAATGAATCAAGCGGAAGCAAGTCATGCTCGATCGCAAACTTCTCTTCTAACATTTTAAGTAATCCAAACGTGCAGCCGTACACTCCTTCAGAACAAAGGATATGGTCTCCCGACTTTACAAGATACATAAGAACGGCAGAAACAGCTGCCATGCCTGAACCAAAAGCTAATCCACCCTCTGCATTCTCAAGAGAGGCAATCCTCTCTTCCAGCATTCGTACAGTTGGATTACCAAGTCTTGAATAAATGTAGCCAGGCTCTTCACCAGCAAACCTTCTTTCACCAGCTTCGGCTGTTTCAAATGTAAAAGTGGATGTTTGATAGATCGGTGATGCTAGACTATTATGATGTAATTTGGAATCATATCCATCATGAATTGTTTTTGTCTCAAAACGTTGCTCTCCCAAAGTCATAACCCCCTGTTATAAAATCACACATTACACTTTTATTGTAAGCGTTTTCAATAATAAGGTGAAGAGGGAATTATCTTTCTTAACAGATCATTGACATCTTCTTATTCATCTCATTCCTACTATAGTTGACATCTCAATCTGAAAGAGTTACAATTGCATTTGTGTAAAATAAGAATGGGCAGCAGCGTGACGGGCTGCGATTTCATTGTGTTCCTTTTAATAGGTACGCCGCGTACCCTCCGGCTGTCGAGGTGAAGGCGTGTGAAAACACAATGTGCGCAAACCGGAATCACGACACTGTTTTTATTTTATACCAATAATAATGGTATAAAGGAGGAGCTAAATATGGCTCGTTATACAGGACCAAGTTGGAAAATTTCTCGTCGTCTTGGTATTTCTCTAAGTGGAACAGGTAAAGAATTGGAAAAGCGTCCTTACGCTCCAGGTCAACACGGACCTAACCAGCGTAGAAAGCTTTCTGAATATGGACTTCAGCTTCAAGAGAAGCAAAAGCTTCGTCACATGTACGGCATGACTGAGCGTCAATTCCGTCGTCTTTTCGATGATGCTGGTAAAATGAAAGGTGTTCACGGTGAGAACTTCATGATTCTTCTTGAAGCTCGTCTTGATAACCTTGTTTATCGTCTGGGTCTAGCTCGTACTCGCCGTCAGGCTCGTCAGCTAGTTAACCACGGCCACATCACTGTCGATGGCAAACGTGTTGATATCCCTTCTTACCGCGTAGCGACTGGTCAAGTGATCAGCGTTCGTGAGAAGTCAAACAACCTTGACATCATCAAAGAAGCAATCGAAGTAAACAACTTCGTTCCAGAATACCTTACTTTCGATGCAGATAAGCTTGAAGGTACGTTCTCTCGTCTTCCTGAGCGTTCTGAACTTCCTGCTGAAATCACTGAAGCTCTTATCGTTGAGTACTACTCTCGTTAAGCTGTTTCAACTCCCCGGAATTTATTCCGGGGTTTTTTTATGTCAAAAAAGTGAAATTGGTTTATACGAAAAAAGAGATGCTCCTAACGAGCACCTCTTCATTAACAATTAATATGTGAGAAGGAAGTATTTCTTTTTCCCTCTTCGAATAATAACGTATTGATTTTCAATTTGATCGCTTTCTGAAATTACCTTATCCATTTCCTTACAGCGTTCACCATTGATATAAACGGCGCCATTCTTCACATCTTCTCTTGCCTGACGCTTGGAAGATGAAATTCCAGCTTCTACAAGTAAGTCTATCAATCCTTTTTCATGATCTTCTACATGATAGGATGGCACGTCTTTAAACCCTAAACGAATTTCTTCAGCCGTTAATTGCTTAATGTCCCCACTAAAAAGAGCTTCCGAAATATTAATCGCCTGCTGAAGCTTTTCTTCTCCATGCACGAGCTTCGTTACATTTTCAGCAAGTGTACGGTGCGCTTCTCTTTTTTCTGGTGCTTCTAAATGCTTCGACTCAATTTCTTTAATCTCTTCAATACTTAAGAATGTAAAGTAATTTAGAAACTTTACAACATCACGATCATCAGTATTAATCCAGAACTGATAGAATTCATAAGGAGATGTTTTATCAGCATCTAGCCAGATAGCGCCACTTTCTGATTTACCAAACTTGGAGCCGTCACTTTTCGTAACAAGTGGAAACGTTGCACCGTATGCTTTCGTCGATTCTTCGCTTCCTTCTTCTTTACGAATTAATTCAAGACCAGCAGTGATATTTCCCCACTGATCACTACCTCCGATTTGCAAGCGACAATTTTCTTTTCGATAAAGTTGAAGAAAGTCATACGATTGAAGAATCATGTACGTAAACTCAGTAAAGGAAATTCCGGCTTCGAGACGTGATGTAACCGAATCTTTCGCAAGCATGTAGTTTAAACCAAAGTTCTTTCCTACATCGCGAAGAAATGGAATCACGTTCAATTCGCCGATCCAGTCATAGTTGTTTACAGCTTTTGCAGCATTCGCTTCTGTACCAAAATCTAAAAAGCGCGCTAGCTGACCCTGTAATTTATTGGTCCATTCTTTTACAATATCTTCGGAATTTAACGTACGCTCATTCGAACGGCCACTTGGGTCTCCAATAAGTCCGGTTGCCCCACCAACAAGTGCAATCGGCGTATGCCCTGCAAGCTGAAATCTACGAAGCGCAAGTACTGGCAACAAATGTCCAATATGAAGACTATCAGCTGTTGGATCAAATCCTGAATAAAGAGCAATTCGGTTGTTAGACAACTCTTTTTCAAGACCTTCTCTATCGGTCACCTGATTTAACAGGCCTCTTGCTTCTAATTCATCTAAAATGTGCATATCATCGTCTCCTCTGATTCATAGTAATTCCCTATTTCAAGCAATTAACAGTTCTACAAACATAAAAAAACCCGCCCCTAAAAAGGGACGAGATTGATCGCGGTACCACCCTTGTTGAAGAAAGCATGCTTTCTTCCACTCAGTCAGAATAACGGTCTGAACCGTCTAATGCTACACAGACGTTGTCTTTCCCATTAGATGCTCATGGAGGTAATTCGCATTTTCCTTTATGCTAGTTCTCACCTACCACCAGCTCTCTGAAAAAGGGAGAAAAACGCTACTTTGTCCAATCGAAGCATGTCGTTCATTAAAAAACACTATATAAATTAATATCACAAACGGAAAACCATGTCAATTCTAAGCCTACTGAAATCCTACCAGTTTATACAAATCTCGACGACATATGCTATAATAAATAGGATTAATTTGAGGGGGTATAGGAATGCGAGAGCTTTTTTCTACTATCAGGCAGAAGTGGAACGCGTTCATTGATAGATTACAAGAATACAACATATTATCCGGCTCTAGAATTGCCTATAAAGTTATTTGGAATCTTTTTCTGATCTTTATAGTAATTGGTCTTATGGGCACATTTTTCGCCGGTGGTGTTGGTGCTGGATATTTTGCATCGCTTGTAAAAGATGAACCGATTCGCTCTTACGATGAGATGAAGAGTGACGTTTATAACTATGAAGAAACCAGTGAGGTCTACTTTGCTGGAGACGTATTTCTTGGAAACTTCCGTTCTGATATTGAGCGAAAAGAAGTTGAGTTAAAAGACGTTTCTCCTCTTCTACAAAAGGC contains:
- the megL gene encoding methionine gamma-lyase; this translates as MTLGEQRFETKTIHDGYDSKLHHNSLASPIYQTSTFTFETAEAGERRFAGEEPGYIYSRLGNPTVRMLEERIASLENAEGGLAFGSGMAAVSAVLMYLVKSGDHILCSEGVYGCTFGLLKMLEEKFAIEHDLLPLDSLEQIQQAIRPNTTVIYIETPINPTLKLIDLEMISSVAKEKGITVVVDNTFSTPYLQRPLEFGCDIVLHSATKYIGGHGDVVAGLVVSDKKTITAIAKSTQKDIGGILSPFDAWLLLRGLKTLPIRMDRHCSNAHNIVQKLIEHPSVTNVMYPGREQSPSYTIAQKQMKSPGGLISFEINGGKQEAQNFMNQLGMIKIAVSLGDAETLIQHPATMTHAVVPEEERKRMGISESLIRLSIGLEAWEDIWGDIEQALEK
- the refZ gene encoding forespore capture DNA-binding protein RefZ yields the protein MKQERDTVSKRSVIQAAIQLFNTKGFHGTSVRDIASKAEVNVALISYYFNGKKGLAEFLMTSFLEGYVKEIEAAYQQLEGHSAKTCLIDAIDRVMEYQYLNRQLARFVHREITFDSVLVREIMTTYLAKEKYYFTRIFEVGFARKEFRPQPIDYIVMQMKGMLSMPFLHPQYILEVHHIQPNERYFIEKYNKQLYQWIQLTICKEKKWDERPLVMNG
- the tyrS gene encoding tyrosine--tRNA ligase, whose product is MHILDELEARGLLNQVTDREGLEKELSNNRIALYSGFDPTADSLHIGHLLPVLALRRFQLAGHTPIALVGGATGLIGDPSGRSNERTLNSEDIVKEWTNKLQGQLARFLDFGTEANAAKAVNNYDWIGELNVIPFLRDVGKNFGLNYMLAKDSVTSRLEAGISFTEFTYMILQSYDFLQLYRKENCRLQIGGSDQWGNITAGLELIRKEEGSEESTKAYGATFPLVTKSDGSKFGKSESGAIWLDADKTSPYEFYQFWINTDDRDVVKFLNYFTFLSIEEIKEIESKHLEAPEKREAHRTLAENVTKLVHGEEKLQQAINISEALFSGDIKQLTAEEIRLGFKDVPSYHVEDHEKGLIDLLVEAGISSSKRQAREDVKNGAVYINGERCKEMDKVISESDQIENQYVIIRRGKKKYFLLTY
- a CDS encoding GAF domain-containing protein translates to MFEVESYSGKREKDYQMVIKQLRALLDGETNQLANLANASALLNQFLSDVNWVGFYLYEKETDQLVLGPFQGLPACVRIQNGKGVCGTASKEVKTMRIENVHEFPGHIACDAASQSEIVVPILSNGALLGVLDIDSPEVGRFDEVDQEYLEKFTLALQDYL
- the rpsD gene encoding 30S ribosomal protein S4 encodes the protein MARYTGPSWKISRRLGISLSGTGKELEKRPYAPGQHGPNQRRKLSEYGLQLQEKQKLRHMYGMTERQFRRLFDDAGKMKGVHGENFMILLEARLDNLVYRLGLARTRRQARQLVNHGHITVDGKRVDIPSYRVATGQVISVREKSNNLDIIKEAIEVNNFVPEYLTFDADKLEGTFSRLPERSELPAEITEALIVEYYSR
- the hisJ gene encoding histidinol-phosphatase HisJ: MNISYDGHIHSPFCPHGSTDQFEEYVEAAIQAGYKGMTFTEHAPLPETFTDPVPDKDSGMKWEDVHSYFDSIQQLKEKYKGLIEINSGLEVDYIEGYEEETRQLLDSVGPLLDDAVLSVHFIKHGDFYTCLDYSPEAFNDLIQALGSVEMVHKKYYETVLKSVQSNLGNYKPTRIGHMTLANKFQKKYPVKYDFQSEIATILIAIKEYNYSLDYNGAGTVKPLCEEPYPSDQVVKEALKREIPLVYGSDAHSAKGIGQGADRLITHLLQKPNKFNHS